From the Gemmatimonadaceae bacterium genome, one window contains:
- a CDS encoding cyclase family protein yields the protein MRLRDISIPLSQGMPEWPGDTPYSCGWAGTIANGSSVNVSSITSSPHVGTHADAPLHVRDGWPGSHELPLEAFYGPVIVIDVTDRTGELSFDEIGPLIGAAGIERLLLRTGNTIAAGSFPEDWPAISESCARALLGRGLRLLGVDAPSVDARESKSLPVHKMLFSDNACLLENLDLRRTPPGVYELMAFPLKVMSLDAAPVRAILREL from the coding sequence GTGCGCCTCCGCGACATCAGCATTCCACTCTCGCAGGGCATGCCGGAGTGGCCCGGTGATACTCCCTATTCATGTGGCTGGGCGGGAACGATCGCCAATGGGTCGAGCGTCAACGTGTCGAGCATAACCTCGAGCCCGCATGTTGGAACCCATGCCGATGCACCGCTGCATGTGCGGGACGGATGGCCGGGTTCACACGAGCTGCCGCTCGAGGCGTTCTATGGGCCGGTCATCGTCATCGACGTGACTGACAGGACTGGTGAGCTTTCATTTGACGAGATCGGACCGTTGATCGGGGCTGCAGGAATCGAGCGGCTGCTCCTCAGAACGGGGAATACCATTGCAGCCGGGTCGTTTCCGGAAGATTGGCCGGCAATCTCCGAATCGTGTGCACGTGCGCTTCTCGGACGCGGGTTGCGGCTGCTCGGCGTCGATGCTCCATCAGTCGATGCGCGGGAGAGCAAGTCGCTTCCTGTTCACAAGATGTTGTTCTCCGACAATGCCTGTCTTCTTGAGAACCTGGATCTGCGGCGAACACCACCCGGGGTTTACGAGCTGATGGCGTTTCCGTTGAAGGTGATGTCGCTCGACGCGGCGCCGGTGAGGGCGATACTGCGGGAGTTGTAG
- a CDS encoding helicase HerA-like domain-containing protein: MDSKVLDAARAAFPKAENAVTLGAVVHNGECHPEPLVTVPISMMNRHGLIAGATGTGKTRTLQLLAEQLSQAGVPVFISDIKGDVSGMASPGEANDRINGRARETGYDWKPSDFRVEFLSLTGTKGAQLRATVSSFGPLLLSKVLQLNATQSSVMALVFKYCDDKGLLLLDFSDLRAVLQYLTEEGADELKSYGAMSKATVGVLLREMVELEQQGARAFFGQPEFDINDLMQVGRDGRGLISVLELQDVQDKPDLFSTFMLWMLATLYNELPEVGDIDKPKLVFFFDEAHLLFKGASKGLLDQIQQVVRLIRSKGVGVFFVTQSPKDIPEDVLAQLGHRVQHALRAFTPDDDKALRAAARTFPKTPFYDVEETLTTLGIGEALVTVLTPRGVPTPPFATRLVPPQSLMSPMDEADFIDQIASSSQVREYAQAVDRESAREMLAERAVPSVPARYSDGTVLDMPAYVPPSAPPPVSRKAVKEPPSRMEQIMKSPVARTVAGAITRGLMGALLGTPRRRSPRRW; this comes from the coding sequence ATGGACTCGAAAGTACTGGACGCAGCGCGCGCCGCGTTTCCGAAGGCGGAAAACGCAGTGACCCTTGGCGCGGTCGTGCACAACGGCGAATGCCATCCGGAACCGCTGGTAACAGTGCCGATATCGATGATGAACCGGCACGGGTTGATCGCGGGGGCAACGGGCACCGGCAAGACCAGAACCCTTCAGCTTCTCGCCGAGCAACTGTCTCAGGCTGGAGTTCCAGTGTTCATCTCGGATATAAAAGGCGACGTCTCGGGAATGGCGTCGCCTGGCGAGGCCAATGACCGGATCAACGGCCGGGCCAGGGAGACGGGTTACGACTGGAAGCCATCCGATTTTCGGGTGGAATTTCTGAGCCTGACCGGCACCAAGGGCGCGCAGCTGCGTGCCACAGTATCGTCATTCGGACCGCTGCTGTTGTCCAAGGTTCTCCAGCTCAACGCGACACAGTCGAGTGTGATGGCGCTGGTGTTCAAGTATTGCGACGACAAGGGACTGCTGTTGCTCGATTTTTCGGACCTGCGCGCGGTTCTTCAGTATCTCACTGAGGAAGGTGCTGATGAGCTCAAGTCATACGGGGCGATGTCCAAGGCGACCGTTGGTGTGCTGCTCCGGGAGATGGTGGAGCTCGAACAGCAGGGAGCGCGGGCGTTTTTTGGCCAGCCGGAATTCGACATCAATGACCTCATGCAGGTCGGGCGTGACGGGCGCGGGCTGATCAGCGTACTGGAGCTCCAGGATGTACAGGACAAGCCGGATCTGTTCAGCACATTCATGCTGTGGATGCTGGCGACGCTCTACAATGAGCTTCCGGAAGTGGGCGACATCGACAAACCGAAGCTCGTCTTTTTCTTCGACGAGGCACACCTGCTGTTCAAGGGTGCAAGCAAGGGCCTGCTGGACCAGATTCAGCAGGTTGTGCGTCTCATCAGGTCAAAGGGTGTCGGTGTTTTCTTCGTGACTCAAAGTCCGAAAGACATACCAGAGGATGTGCTCGCCCAGCTGGGGCACAGGGTGCAGCATGCCTTGCGGGCATTCACCCCGGACGACGACAAAGCGTTGCGTGCAGCGGCGAGGACTTTTCCAAAGACCCCGTTTTATGATGTAGAGGAAACGCTGACGACCCTTGGCATCGGCGAGGCGCTGGTGACGGTGCTGACCCCCCGCGGCGTGCCAACGCCGCCATTTGCGACTCGCCTCGTTCCGCCTCAGTCGCTGATGTCGCCAATGGACGAGGCGGATTTCATAGATCAAATCGCGAGTTCGAGTCAGGTCCGCGAGTACGCGCAAGCGGTTGACAGGGAAAGTGCGCGCGAGATGCTGGCGGAGCGCGCGGTGCCGTCCGTGCCGGCGCGATACAGCGACGGGACGGTCCTGGACATGCCGGCATATGTGCCGCCAAGTGCCCCACCTCCAGTCTCCCGGAAGGCGGTCAAAGAGCCGCCATCGAGGATGGAGCAGATCATGAAGTCGCCGGTTGCACGGACGGTGGCCGGGGCGATTACGCGGGGGTTGATGGGGGCACTGCTGGGGACGCCGAGGCGGAGAAGTCCACGGCGGTGGTAG